The proteins below come from a single Cervus elaphus chromosome 4, mCerEla1.1, whole genome shotgun sequence genomic window:
- the EMC8 gene encoding ER membrane protein complex subunit 8, with the protein MPGVKLTTQAYCKMVLHGAKYPHCAVNGLLVAEKQKPRKEHLPLGGPGAHHTLFVDCIPLFHGTLALAPMLEVALTLIDSWCKDNSYVIAGYYQANERVKDASPNQVAEKVASRIAEGFSDSALIMVDNTKFTMDCVVPTIHVYEHHENKWRCRDPHYDYCEDWPEAQRISASLLDSRSYETLVDFDNHLDDIRNDWTNPEINKAVLHLC; encoded by the exons ATGCCCGGGGTGAAGCTGACCACCCAGGCCTACTGCAAGATGGTGCTGCACGGCGCGAAGTACCCGCACTGCGCGGTCAACGGACTGCTCGTGGCCGAGAAGCAGAAGCCGCGCAAGGAGCACCTGCCTCTGGGCGGCCCGGGCGCCCACCACACCCTCTTCGTGGACTGTATCCCCCTCTTCCACGGCACCCTGGCCCTCGCCCCCATGCTGGAGGTGGCCCTCACCCTG aTTGATTCGTGGTGCAAAGATAATAGCTACGTGATTGCTGGTTATTATCAAGCTAATGAACGAGTAAAGGATGCCAG CCCAAACCAGGTAGCAGAAAAGGTGGCCTCCAGAATCGCTGAGGGCTTCAGTGACTCGGCTCTCATTATG GTAGACAACACTAAGTTCACGATGGACTGTGTGGTCCCCACGATCCATGTGTATGAACACCACGAAAACAAATGGCGCTGCAGAGACCCGCACTA TGATTACTGTGAAGACTGGCCGGAGGCCCAGAGGATCTCGGCATCACTCCTGGACAGCCGGTCCTACGAAACACTCGTGGATTTTGATAACCACCTGGATGACATTCGGAATGACTGGACAAATCCAGAGATCAATAAAGCTGTTCTGCACCTGTGTTAG
- the LOC122691603 gene encoding cytochrome c oxidase subunit 4 isoform 1, mitochondrial yields the protein MLATRVFSLIGRRAISTSVCVRAHGSVIKSEDFALPGYVDRRDYPLPDVAHVKNLSASQKALKEKEKASWSSLSIDEKVELYRLKFKESFAEMNRSTNEWKTVVGAAMFFIGFTALLLIWEKHYVYGPIPHTFEEEWVAKQTKRMLDMKVAPIQGFSAKWDYDKNEWKK from the exons atgttGGCGACCAGAGTATTTAGCCTGATTGGCAGGCGTGCAATTTCCACCTCGGTGTGTGTTCGGGCCCATG GAAGTGTTATAAAGAGTGAAGATTTTGCTCTCCCGGGTTATGTGGACCGGCGTGACTACCCCTTGCCTGATGTGGCCCACgtcaagaacctgtctgccagccAGAAGGCcttgaaggaaaaggagaaggcttcctggagcagCCTCTCCATTGATGAGAAAGTTGAAC TGTACCGCCTTAAGTTCAAGGAGAGCTTCGCTGAGATGAACAGGAGCACAAACGAGTGGAAGACAGTGGTGGGCGCGGCCATGTTCTTCATCGGTTTCACTGCGCTCCTCCTCATCTGGGAGAAGCACTATG TGTACGGCCCCATCCCGCACACCTTTGAAGAGGAGTGGGTGGCCAAGCAGACCAAGAGGATGCTGGACATGAAGGTGGCCCCCATCCAGGGCTTCTCGGCCAAGTGGGACTACGACAAGAATGAGTGGAAGAAGTAA